One part of the Acidobacteriota bacterium genome encodes these proteins:
- a CDS encoding PH domain-containing protein, whose product MFCHNCGKQLSLESPQCLDCGARRYDDVSDTNKLLHAYPEKLDDSALAIERCLFSVRPAFFKIAISYALAALVTVAATILIAYLEWSVIWVGTAVLVFFSSPLIRHLKRNHIIYTLRPEKIELEQGLFSRTSQNLALRHINNVSIYQSLPDRLLGIGDVLIDSVGTADKITLKSVRNPRQYANLILTQLRRRN is encoded by the coding sequence ATGTTTTGTCACAATTGCGGCAAGCAACTTTCATTGGAGTCGCCTCAATGCCTTGATTGCGGGGCGCGCAGGTATGACGACGTTTCTGACACAAACAAGCTTTTGCATGCCTATCCAGAAAAACTAGACGACAGCGCTCTAGCTATTGAGAGGTGTCTGTTTAGCGTGCGACCAGCTTTTTTTAAGATTGCAATATCCTACGCTCTGGCGGCGCTGGTTACAGTAGCGGCGACCATCCTGATCGCTTATTTGGAGTGGTCTGTAATTTGGGTGGGGACCGCAGTTCTTGTTTTCTTCAGCAGCCCGTTAATTAGACACCTGAAAAGAAATCACATCATCTATACGTTGCGGCCTGAGAAAATTGAGCTTGAGCAAGGATTATTTTCGAGAACATCACAAAACCTGGCGCTGCGGCACATTAACAATGTGTCCATTTATCAGAGTTTGCCCGACAGACTTCTTGGCATTGGCGATGTGCTAATTGACAGTGTTGGAACGGCAGATAAAATAACCTTGAAAAGCGTCCGCAATCCACGTCAGTACGCAAATCTGATCTTGACACAACTACGTCGCAGGAATTGA
- a CDS encoding alkaline phosphatase family protein yields the protein MPTKLTRFLFYIAPYLLFPLGMNLAQRPAETPKATPTLKPAPPKISSHVVMILVSGLGADLLNAGREQLPKLNAAMVQGVVANAVEGVYPSLTQPAQATIATGMLPADHGIYSNDNNFAAALKLAVEPQEKAKKNVFVWESASKAGLNVAAIGYKLTTGATIKFNYPDYPKQSLNEPTANKKRKSDVYTQALNMDEQRAQKACELIEAVKPNLLLINFRSLYWTQSQFGIRSKEVDTTLQHLDSWIEQILTATEKAKTRDQTTFLVVSDTGMAAVENEFNPNVVLAKKGWLTVDTQGNIAAWKAVAQALEGAAAIFVKSPADEQSVEKIFREIHQIPDSPVWRIFTRQELSRMATLPQAALMLDTAPNYMFGTATKGNILSKTSVRAATGFSPQRLEMRPVFIAFGKGIEPKGSFGLAHLTDVAPSIARILGIQHPTSRGKVLTELLQP from the coding sequence ATGCCGACGAAATTAACCAGATTTCTGTTTTACATAGCGCCCTATCTATTATTCCCACTGGGAATGAATCTGGCCCAACGACCGGCAGAAACACCCAAGGCCACTCCCACACTTAAACCAGCACCACCGAAAATTAGTTCCCATGTCGTAATGATCCTGGTGAGCGGTCTTGGAGCAGATTTATTGAATGCGGGGCGCGAACAGTTACCCAAATTAAACGCAGCAATGGTTCAAGGTGTCGTGGCCAACGCCGTTGAGGGGGTCTATCCATCGCTCACCCAACCGGCGCAGGCGACGATTGCTACGGGTATGCTCCCAGCCGATCATGGGATCTACTCAAACGATAATAATTTTGCAGCAGCGCTGAAGCTGGCTGTAGAACCACAGGAAAAGGCGAAGAAGAATGTCTTCGTCTGGGAGAGTGCTTCAAAGGCAGGGCTAAATGTTGCCGCCATCGGTTACAAACTTACTACTGGCGCAACTATCAAGTTTAACTATCCGGACTATCCTAAACAGTCACTGAATGAGCCAACCGCGAACAAAAAGCGTAAGAGCGACGTCTACACACAAGCATTGAACATGGACGAGCAGCGCGCGCAGAAGGCGTGTGAATTGATTGAAGCCGTAAAACCAAATTTGCTATTGATCAATTTCAGATCGCTCTACTGGACGCAAAGTCAGTTTGGCATTAGGAGCAAAGAAGTGGATACAACCTTGCAGCATTTGGACTCATGGATTGAGCAGATATTGACCGCTACGGAAAAAGCCAAAACACGAGACCAGACGACTTTTTTGGTCGTGTCAGATACGGGAATGGCCGCTGTCGAAAACGAGTTCAATCCCAATGTTGTGCTAGCGAAAAAAGGCTGGTTGACGGTGGATACGCAAGGCAATATCGCGGCTTGGAAAGCGGTCGCCCAAGCGCTGGAAGGTGCGGCGGCCATCTTTGTAAAGAGCCCGGCTGATGAGCAATCTGTTGAGAAGATTTTCCGTGAAATTCATCAAATACCCGACAGTCCAGTCTGGCGTATTTTTACTCGGCAAGAACTCTCGCGGATGGCGACATTGCCCCAAGCAGCACTTATGCTTGATACAGCTCCAAATTACATGTTTGGAACTGCGACAAAAGGCAACATATTATCTAAAACCAGTGTGCGAGCCGCCACAGGTTTCTCACCGCAACGTTTGGAAATGCGCCCGGTGTTCATCGCTTTTGGTAAGGGAATAGAACCCAAAGGAAGTTTTGGGTTAGCGCACCTAACAGATGTTGCACCCAGTATCGCCCGGATTCTTGGGATACAGCACCCGACATCAAGAGGCAAAGTTTTAACCGAGTTATTACAACCATAA
- a CDS encoding pyridoxine 5'-phosphate synthase has product MSRLNVNIDHIATIRQARRTNEPNPAAAAVICELAGADGITTHLRSDRRHIQDYDLLALKQVVVTHLNVEMAATAEMVEIALRVKPDVVTLVPERPQEITTEGGLDVISNRLAIQAAIEKLRSAGIFVSLFIDPDVKQIKESAKLGAFQIEICTAHYARLNEQPGDLTVRRTKEIEVEIERIRAAAKTAVRAGLKVAAGHGLTYRNVNAIACISEIEEFNIGHNIIARAAFIGLDQAVREMITAIRTARVR; this is encoded by the coding sequence ATGAGCAGGCTCAACGTCAACATTGACCACATTGCCACCATCCGCCAGGCACGCCGCACCAACGAACCGAACCCTGCGGCTGCGGCAGTCATCTGCGAATTGGCAGGGGCGGATGGCATTACTACACATCTTCGCAGCGACCGCCGCCATATTCAGGATTACGATCTGCTGGCATTGAAGCAAGTTGTAGTTACGCATTTGAATGTAGAGATGGCCGCAACGGCTGAAATGGTGGAGATTGCCCTACGCGTAAAACCTGATGTCGTCACCCTGGTTCCCGAACGACCGCAAGAAATCACGACCGAGGGCGGCTTAGACGTTATCTCAAACAGGCTAGCTATCCAGGCAGCCATCGAAAAGCTGCGGTCGGCGGGAATCTTCGTCAGTCTATTCATTGACCCCGACGTAAAACAGATCAAGGAGTCCGCCAAGCTCGGCGCTTTTCAGATCGAAATTTGCACGGCGCATTACGCGCGCTTAAATGAACAACCAGGTGATTTGACTGTACGCCGAACCAAAGAGATCGAAGTTGAAATCGAACGCATACGTGCGGCAGCCAAGACCGCTGTGCGTGCCGGGTTAAAAGTGGCTGCGGGTCATGGGCTGACCTATCGAAATGTGAATGCAATAGCCTGCATCTCTGAAATCGAAGAGTTCAATATCGGGCATAACATCATTGCGCGTGCCGCCTTTATTGGTTTGGATCAAGCCGTGCGTGAGATGATAACGGCCATTCGCACCGCTCGTGTTCGATAA
- a CDS encoding glycosyltransferase family 2 protein encodes MQKEMPFLSIVIPAYNEEARIGKTLTGTFEYLDAQSYESEVIVVNDGSRDKTADRVFEYEPRAAGRLRLLHNPGNRGKGYAVRHGMLQAKGKIALFYDADLATPTSEIPKVVGPIAEDRYDVVFGSRALDRSLIGTHQTWLRENIGRGANWVQYAFTGLNFKDTQCGFKAFRREAVQSIFPLQRIEGFGFDPEVLFIAKKLGWRLLETPVRWNHVEGSKLHVIGSPLKAFLEVSTIRWNDLTGKYNLDAQIANLKSEPQKR; translated from the coding sequence ATGCAAAAAGAGATGCCGTTTCTATCCATCGTCATTCCGGCTTATAACGAAGAAGCGCGGATCGGAAAAACGCTCACCGGAACGTTTGAATATCTGGATGCGCAAAGTTACGAAAGTGAAGTGATCGTCGTGAATGACGGTTCGCGCGACAAGACCGCCGACCGTGTCTTTGAGTACGAGCCACGCGCCGCTGGCCGCTTGCGCTTGCTACACAACCCTGGCAATCGCGGCAAAGGCTATGCAGTACGGCATGGGATGCTGCAAGCCAAGGGCAAAATCGCATTGTTTTACGATGCAGATCTGGCGACCCCTACCAGCGAAATACCAAAAGTAGTTGGGCCGATTGCCGAAGATCGTTATGACGTCGTCTTCGGTTCGCGCGCCCTTGACCGCAGCTTGATCGGAACACATCAGACATGGTTGCGCGAAAACATCGGGCGCGGCGCGAACTGGGTACAATACGCATTCACCGGTTTGAATTTCAAAGATACACAATGCGGCTTCAAGGCCTTTCGCCGCGAGGCCGTACAATCCATCTTCCCGTTGCAACGAATTGAAGGGTTTGGCTTCGATCCGGAAGTACTCTTCATAGCCAAAAAACTGGGCTGGCGACTGCTGGAAACGCCCGTGCGCTGGAATCACGTTGAAGGATCAAAGTTGCACGTCATTGGCTCGCCGCTCAAAGCGTTTTTAGAAGTTTCAACGATTCGCTGGAACGACCTGACTGGCAAATATAATCTGGATGCGCAAATCGCTAATCTGAAATCGGAACCACAAAAGAGATGA
- a CDS encoding exodeoxyribonuclease VII large subunit, which yields MHESSSKLLATLFAESRVYTVSELNEGIKEVLESEFFTLHVQGEISNYKRHTSGHWYFTLKDAHSQLRAVFFRQWNRLLRFEPENGLEVRLRGRLSVYEPRGEYQIVVETVEPVGVGTLQLAFQQQVKRLSADGLFDEARKRSLPAYPRCIGIVTSPVGAVLRDMLQILLRRNPAINILIAPVRVQGNGAAGEIADAIRLLNRYAKQRGNQLDVIIVGRGGGSMEDLWAFNEEQVARAIFSSELPVVSAVGHETDYTIADFVADLRAPTPSAAAELVAVEASALIARFEALQENLRRATIYYLLRRRQQLRNLTESRGFTDAAQLVIDFAVRRRELEERAASALKENFRRAVWRLLDLQRRLSATDFRAPILLHQTKLVSLTQRLERALQRRVEREARKLAIAASKLDTLSPLSVLGRGYVLVKDDSGKLVTRAAQLSSSQNLKLRFEDGEAACQVVSV from the coding sequence ATGCACGAATCCAGTTCCAAATTGCTCGCCACTTTATTTGCGGAAAGCCGTGTTTACACCGTAAGCGAATTGAACGAGGGCATCAAAGAAGTTCTCGAGTCAGAGTTCTTTACCTTGCATGTGCAGGGTGAGATTTCCAATTACAAACGCCACACGTCCGGGCATTGGTACTTTACGCTCAAAGATGCGCACTCTCAGTTGCGCGCCGTTTTTTTTCGCCAGTGGAATCGGCTGCTGCGATTCGAGCCAGAAAATGGATTGGAAGTGCGCTTACGTGGGCGTTTGAGCGTTTATGAGCCGCGCGGTGAATATCAGATCGTGGTTGAAACTGTCGAGCCGGTTGGCGTCGGCACCTTGCAATTGGCTTTTCAACAACAGGTCAAACGGCTTTCGGCGGATGGCTTGTTTGATGAGGCGCGCAAACGTTCTTTGCCCGCCTATCCGCGTTGCATAGGGATTGTGACATCGCCTGTGGGCGCGGTCTTGCGCGACATGCTTCAAATCCTGCTACGTCGAAACCCGGCCATCAACATTTTGATTGCTCCCGTGCGTGTGCAAGGCAACGGCGCGGCCGGCGAAATTGCCGATGCCATACGCTTGCTCAATAGATACGCAAAACAACGCGGCAATCAACTTGACGTGATCATTGTCGGGCGCGGCGGCGGTTCGATGGAAGACTTATGGGCTTTCAACGAAGAACAAGTTGCGCGGGCAATTTTTTCATCCGAACTCCCGGTGGTTTCGGCCGTGGGTCACGAAACTGATTATACGATTGCCGACTTTGTAGCCGACTTGCGCGCGCCGACACCTTCAGCGGCGGCGGAGTTGGTGGCTGTGGAAGCTTCGGCACTGATTGCCCGTTTTGAGGCGCTACAGGAGAACCTACGGCGCGCCACGATCTATTACCTGCTACGCCGCCGGCAGCAACTCCGCAATTTGACCGAGAGCCGTGGTTTTACTGATGCTGCCCAGTTGGTGATTGATTTCGCGGTACGACGGCGCGAATTGGAAGAACGGGCTGCGTCCGCTTTGAAAGAGAATTTTCGCCGCGCAGTTTGGCGGCTGCTGGACTTGCAGCGTCGCTTATCCGCGACCGACTTCCGCGCGCCGATTTTGCTTCATCAGACTAAGCTTGTTTCCCTGACCCAACGGTTAGAGAGGGCGTTGCAACGTCGGGTTGAACGTGAAGCGCGCAAACTGGCAATCGCGGCCAGTAAGCTAGATACACTTTCGCCGCTGTCAGTA